A genomic stretch from Juglans microcarpa x Juglans regia isolate MS1-56 chromosome 3S, Jm3101_v1.0, whole genome shotgun sequence includes:
- the LOC121256959 gene encoding pathogenesis-related protein 1A-like, translating into MAFFKLSRPALICLILGLTLVLLPDFSHAQDSPQDYLDAHSAARAEVGVPPLTWDDQVASYAQNYANQRIGDCNMVHSGGPYGENIAWSSGNDLMGTDAVKMWVDEKSNYDPNSNTCVGGQCLHYTQVVWRNSVRLGCAKVQCNNGGTFIGCNYDPPGNYNGERPY; encoded by the coding sequence ATGGCGTTCTTCAAGCTATCACGGCCAGCTCTCATTTGCCTGATCTTAGGCTTAACCCTAGTGCTACTCCCCGATTTCTCCCACGCCCAAGACTCCCCACAAGACTACCTTGACGCACACAGTGCCGCCCGTGCAGAGGTGGGCGTTCCACCTCTGACCTGGGACGACCAAGTAGCCTCGTATGCACAGAATTATGCCAATCAGCGCATTGGCGATTGCAATATGGTGCACTCCGGCGGGCCGTACGGTGAAAACATTGCATGGAGCAGCGGCAATGACCTGATGGGGACAGATGCGGTGAAGATGTGGGTGGACGAGAAATCGAACTATGACCCTAACTCCAACACGTGTGTTGGTGGGCAGTGTCTGCACTATACTCAGGTGGTGTGGCGCAACTCGGTTCGTCTCGGATGTGCTAAGGTTCAGTGCAATAATGGAGGTACATTCATTGGCTGCAACTACGACCCCCCGGGCAATTACAATGGAGAGCGGccttactag
- the LOC121256960 gene encoding probable xyloglucan endotransglucosylase/hydrolase protein 10, protein MHNYQKLMITLIGLITLGMVQISIASVVSTGDFNKDFFVMWSPSHVNTSADGRTRSLKLDQESGSGFSTNQMFLFGQIDMQIKLVPGRSAGTVVAYYLTSDQPNRDEVDFEFLGNVVGRPYIIQTNIYADGFDDREERIKLWFDPTKDFHTYSILWNLHQIVFMVDSIPIRLYRNHADKGVAYPRWQPMSLKATIWNGDSWATGGGRDKIDWSKGPFIASFRNYKIDACIWKGNARFCRAESSSNWWNTEQFSTLTSMQRRWFKWVRKYHMIYDYCQDNQRFQNKLPKECSLPKY, encoded by the exons ATGCACAATTACCAGAAACTCATGATCACCCTCATCGGGCTTATTACGCTGGGAATGGTTCAGATTTCAATAGCATCTGTAGTTTCAACGGGGGACTTCAATAAGGATTTCTTTGTTATGTGGTCTCCTAGCCATGTAAACACTTCAGCTGATGGTCGAACAAGAAGCTTGAAGCTTGACCAAGAATCAG GTTCTGGTTTTTCTACGAACCAGATGTTTCTTTTTGGACAAATTGACATGCAAATTAAACTAGTACCAGGTCGTTCGGCCGGCACAGTCGTGGCCTATTAT CTGACATCTGATCAACCTAACCGTGACGAGGTAGATTTTGAGTTTCTTGGCAATGTGGTTGGGCGACCATACataattcaaacaaatatttatgCCGACGGCTTTGACGACCGTGAAGAAAGGATTAAACTATGGTTTGATCCTACAAAGGATTTTCATACCTATTCAATCTTGTGGAACCTTCACCAAATTGT GTTCATGGTGGACTCGATTCCCATAAGACTGTACAGAAACCATGCAGACAAGGGAGTGGCATATCCTAGGTGGCAGCCAATGAGCCTCAAAGCCACCATATGGAATGGTGACAGCTGGGCAACAGGAGGGGGACGTGACAAAATCGATTGGTCAAAGGGACCGTTCATAGCTTCATTCAGGAACTACAAGATTGACGCCTGTATATGGAAAGGAAATGCAAGGTTTTGTAGGGCAGAAAGTTCAAGCAATTGGTGGAACACGGAACAGTTCAGCACCCTAACATCTATGCAAAGGAGGTGGTTCAAATGGGTGAGGAAATACCACATGATTTATGACTATTGCCAAGACAACCAGAGATTCCAAAACAAGCTTCCCAAGGAGTGCTCTCTTCCCAAGTATTAA
- the LOC121256961 gene encoding cilia- and flagella-associated protein 251-like — protein MIKRSPSRNHRSKGIKVKHVLQICLLLGVCFWLIYQVKHSHDKKKEFDEKDAKLSVKTQSGSELLKLGRKDIHPHLEEVPEIEKHVEEEEEETGGEEEENKHDEEEREEEENKHEEKEQDEEENKHEVEDQEEEENKSEEIEEIERGAGDDEMDENDQEKLDGDADHDEELLDEEKEGEEEDKESERNESDNKESQVETSLEDQDRDGGNHEAREEHYKGDDASSAVTHDAQTIISEADKLSSGNSIEISEMNILGQENKSNDTQETDTDQNNPAIKVVESEIDSIGTSLNAITIEQKGNNGSSNSVDGLVENSTRTAQSTGQPEASNDTTLVSKEVSNNSDEVSTDRNNSTDTGIGTSGFSQQNGTVNISDLAHAQNITADLSSVQTLEMEQNGNSTSVSESNQSDVNSTVSIKIEKADAGARESSTSSNTMESALSEKITTETEDGSVSSTSKENTDATKNKADGKSELGRTNESSDNSSRDEVPDAVEHNPVDASNSHITLNEKVDTDLDKMPEIRTEGENGKAVAAE, from the coding sequence ATGATCAAGCGATCACCAAGCAGAAACCACAGATCCAAAGGCATCAAGGTGAAGCATGTTCTGCAAATTTGTCTATTGCTTGGTGTATGCTTCTGGTTAATCTACCAAGTCAAGCATTCCCATGATAAAAAGAAGGAGTTCGATGAGAAAGATGCTAAACTCTCAGTCAAGACACAAAGTGGCAGTGAGCTTCTTAAATTGGGGAGGAAAGATATCCATCCTCATTTGGAAGAAGTACCTGAGATAGAGAAGCAtgtggaagaagaggaagaagaaactggaggagaagaagaagaaaacaaacatgatgaagaagagcgagaagaagaagaaaacaagcaTGAAGAAAAAGAGCAAGATGAAGAGGAGAACAAGCATGAAGTAGAAGAtcaagaggaagaggaaaacaAGAGCGAAGAGATAGAAGAGATAGAAAGAGGAGCAGGAGATGATGAGATGGACGAAAATGATCAAGAGAAATTAGATGGGGATGCTGATCATGATGAGGAATTGTTAGATGAGGAGAAagagggagaagaggaagacaAGGAGAGTGAGAGGAATGAGAGTGATAACAAAGAAAGTCAAGTAGAAACTTCTTTGGAGGATCAGGATCGTGATGGAGGTAATCATGAGGCACGAGAGGAACATTACAAGGGAGATGATGCTTCCAGTGCAGTGACCCATGACGCCCAGACTATCATCTCAGAGGCTGATAAATTAAGTTCAGGGAACTCAATTGAGATATCTGAAATGAATATCTTAGGTCAGGAGAACAAATCCAATGACACTCAGGAAACTGATACTGATCAAAACAATCCAGCAATAAAGGTGGTAGAAAGTGAAATTGATAGCATTGGCACTTCTCTGAATGCAATTACTATCGAACAGAAGGGAAATAATGGTTCTTCCAACTCTGTGGATGGCTTAGTTGAAAATTCTACTAGGACAGCCCAATCCACTGGTCAGCCTGAAGCAAGCAATGACACAACTCTGGTGAGCAAGGAAGTCAGCAATAACTCAGATGAAGTAAGTACTGATAGGAATAACTCAACAGATACAGGTATAGGCACTTCTGGTTTTTCCCAGCAGAATGGGACAGTGAATATATCTGATTTGGCTCATGCCCAAAATATAACAGCGGACCTCTCGAGTGTGCAGACCTTGGAAATGGAACAGAATGGTAACTCTACCTCGGTTTCTGAGAGCAATCAATCTGACGTTAATTCAACGGTTtcaattaaaattgaaaaagcaGATGCTGGAGCCAGAGAATCATCTACTTCATCTAATACTATGGAGTCTGCTCTATCGGAAAAGATCACAACTGAAACAGAAGATGGCTCTGTGTCTTCAACTTCAAAGGAAAATACTGATGCTACAAAGAACAAGGCAGATGGAAAGAGTGAATTAGGTCGAACCAATGAAAGCTCAGACAATTCCTCCAGAGATGAAGTTCCGGATGCTGTTGAACACAACCCTGTTGATGCTTCTAATTCACATATCACTCTAAATGAAAAAGTAGACACGGATCTGGATAAGATGCCGGAGATAAGAACTGAAGGAGAGAACGGCAAAGCCGTTGCCGCAGAGTGA
- the LOC121256962 gene encoding uncharacterized protein LOC121256962: MDPCSFVRILVGNLAVKFPVASKPSFSVVHPSTSPCFCKIKLDKFLTQYSTVPLVAQESQTNSHDCSLAASFTLNKTHIDKLLEKGRNPVVQIAVYLGRRGTTCGFNSGKLLGKVAVEVDLRAVETRASNIHQGWVAIGGNEKKGSSAQFYVSVRTEPDPRFVFQFDGEPECSPQVFQVHGDVRQPVFSCKFGFKNMNDRNMQSWPSLSEPSTSRSWLMGSHTEKDQTEKQRKGWHITIHDLSGSAVAVASMVTPFVPSRGSHSVSQSSPGAWLILRPEDGAWNPWGRLEAWRERGCSDAVGYRFELFTCTDAATTLAADSISSRNGGKFSIDRTFGISNTPGHTPNRSCDLGSGSRSRRGSSSGSGSGLEIGYGPLSPPVYRGFVMSSTVEGAGKCSKPVVELGVRHVTCAEDAATYVALAAAMDLSMDACGLFSKKLRKELRQQ; encoded by the exons ATGGATCCGTGCTCTTTTGTACGGATCCTCGTTGGCAACCTTGCCGTCAAGTTTCCCGTAGCTTCCAAGCCTTCGTTCTCCGTCGTCCATCCCTCAACGTCCCCGTGCTTCTGCAAGATCAAGCTCGATAAATTCCTCACCCAGTACAGTACTGTGCCTTTGGTCGCCCAAGAAAGCCAAACCAACTCCCACGATTGCTCCCTGGCTGCTTCCTTCACTCTGAACAAGACCCACATCGACAAACTTCTGGAGAAGGGGAGGAACCCGGTCGTGCAGATTGCGGTCTATCTGGGGCGAAGAGGGACCACGTGTGGCTTCAACAGTGGGAAGCTGTTGGGGAAGGTCGCGGTGGAGGTGGATTTGCGCGCGGTAGAGACAAGGGCTAGTAATATTCACCAAGGTTGGGTTGCCATCGGAGGGAACGAGAAGAAGGGTTCGTCGGCCCAGTTTTACGTTAGCGTTAGGACCGAGCCCGATCCAAGATTTGTGTTCCAGTTCGATGGAGAGCCAGAGTGCAGTCCTCAAGTTTTTCAGGTCCATGGAGATGTTAGGCAGCCGGTGTTTTCTTGCAAATTCGGTTTCAAGAACATGAACGATCGGAATATGCAATCTTG gccATCGTTGAGCGAACCAAGCACTTCAAGAAGTTGGTTAATGGGTTCTCACACTGAAAAGGACCAAACAGAAAAACAGCGGAAGGGATGGCACATAACCATTCACGACCTCTCAGGCTCGGCGGTCGCCGTGGCCTCCATGGTCACTCCGTTCGTACCGTCCCGTGGCTCCCACAGCGTCAGCCAATCTAGTCCCGGCGCTTGGCTCATCCTTCGCCCCGAGGACGGGGCCTGGAACCCTTGGGGCCGCCTCGAGGCGTGGCGCGAGCGTGGCTGCTCTGATGCCGTCGGCTACCGCTTCGAGCTCTTCACCTGCACCGACGCCGCCACCACGCTTGCTGCCGACTCAATCAGCTCCAGGAACGGCGGTAAATTCAGCATAGACAGAACCTTCGGCATCAGCAACACCCCAGGGCACACCCCCAACAGAAGCTGCGATCTTGGATCCGGGTCAAGATCCAGACGCGGTTCGAGCTCCGGTTCAGGATCGGGGTTAGAAATCGGGTATGGACCATTGTCGCCGCCAGTGTACAGAGGGTTTGTGATGTCTTCAACGGTGGAGGGAGCGGGAAAGTGCAGCAAGCCGGTGGTGGAGCTGGGCGTAAGGCACGTGACATGCGCGGAGGACGCGGCGACTTACGTGGCATTGGCAGCAGCCATGGATCTGAGCATGGACGCTTGCGGGTTATTCTCGAAGAAGCTGCGGAAGGAGCTGAGGCAACAGTAG
- the LOC121258845 gene encoding agamous-like MADS-box protein AGL61 translates to MAMATTDQKIKKITQGRRKIEIKQLENKSTKHVTFSKRRAGLFKKASELCVLCGVNIAIIAYSPGEKAYSFSHPNVDTVLNSYLTGNALPAYSAVNPWPVEEFNKKYAESLKELEDEKKRLADIDEDLTSKKKMRNNIGFLWDEPIDGMGIEELEQYLAAMKEMRAKCQRQQIRLGDYHDHHEYGNCLSGSGTGEDVGSTSSGGFGLGINNYQFGNLSSTGGDNGGDFGASSCTGIGLGNYQFCSNYLSTAPGSGGYGVGDYDHHLGTSTAGYGFGVQ, encoded by the exons ATGGCCATGGCTACCACAGAtcagaaaatcaagaaaatcacTCAAGGCCGACGGAAGATTGAAATAAAGCAACTGGAAAATAAAAGCACCAAGCACGTCACATTCTCCAAGCGGCGGGCAGGCCTCTTTAAGAAGGCGAGCGAGCTGTGCGTGTTGTGCGGCGTCAATATAGCCATCATAGCTTACTCTCCTGGAGAAAAGGCCTACTCCTTCAGCCACCCCAACGTCGACACGGTCCTCAACTCTTATCTCACTGGAAACGCTCTCCCTGCATACTCAGCAGTGAATCCTTGGCCCGTGGAGGAGTTTAATAAGAAGTACGCGGAGTCGCTCAAGGAGTTGGAGGACGAGAAGAAACGGTTGGCAGATATTGATGAGGATCTGACgtcgaagaagaagatgaggaacAATATTGGGTTCTTGTGGGACGAACCGATCGATGGGATGGGGATAGAGGAGCTCGAGCAGTACTTGGCAGCCATGAAAGAGATGAGGGCAAAGTGCCAAAGGCAACAGATCA GGTTAGGGGattatcatgatcatcatgagtaTGGTAATTGTCTGAGTGGAAGCGGTACTGGAGAAGATGTTGGTAGTACTAGTAGCGGTGGTTTTGGGCTAGGGATCAATAATTATCAGTTTGGTAATCTGAGTAGTACTGGGGGTGATAATGGTGGTGATTTTGGAGCAAGTTCTTGTACTGGTATTGGGTTAGGGAATTATCAGTTTTGTAGTAATTATCTGAGTACTGCGCCCGGGAGTGGTGGCTATGGTGTTGGTGATTATGATCATCATCTCGGAACTAGTACTGCTGGTTATGGATTTGGAGTACAATGA
- the LOC121256963 gene encoding agamous-like MADS-box protein AGL61, with protein MLPLQPSRTRAALTKNKQQFFFFFASSFSWSDLSLINLAMVKKKPSMGRQKIPIAKIPKKNHLQVTFSKRRSGLFKKASELCTLCGVEIAILVFSPAEKVFSFGHPDVESILDRYLTRNLPPAPDQSGAQQLVEAHRNANVRDLNARLTQVLNQLEAEKKLGESLHQMRKASQKQFWWEAPINELGLHELEQLKVSMEELKKNVAKQTNKTSSITGASSTLYSSPALFGVLNHDHTGTGSAGFFESKPTEFINNASTSTMPNHHVYNFGYGHHGLF; from the coding sequence ATGCTTCCCCTACAACCATCACGTACAAGAGCGGCCTTAACCAAGAACAAGCAgcagttttttttcttttttgcttcatcCTTCTCTTGGAGTGATCTTTCTCTGATAAACTTGGCAATGGTGAAAAAGAAGCCAAGCATGGGTCGCCAAAAGATTCCGATAGCAAAAATACCCAAGAAAAATCATCTGCAAGTAACGTTCTCAAAACGTCGTTCAGGTCTCTTCAAGAAGGCAAGTGAGCTTTGCACGCTTTGCGGGGTTGAGATTGCCATCCTTGTCTTCTCGCCAGCAGAAAAGGTATTCTCCTTTGGTCACCCTGACGTTGAATCCATTCTCGACAGATATCTTACTCGAAACCTTCCACCGGCGCCGGATCAGTCGGGTGCTCAACAACTCGTCGAAGCTCATCGAAATGCTAACGTTCGCGATCTCAACGCACGCCTGACTCAAGTCCTAAACCAATTGGAAGCCGAGAAAAAGCTGGGAGAATCTCTCCATCAAATGAGGAAAGCTAGCCAAAAGCAGTTCTGGTGGGAAGCCCCCATCAATGAGCTTGGATTGCATGAGCTGGAGCAACTGAAGGTTTCCATGGAGGAGCTGAAGAAGAACGtggcaaaacaaaccaacaaGACATCATCCATTACCGGCGCCTCTTCTACTCTTTATTCTTCCCCAGCCTTGTTTGGGGTACTGAATCATGATCACACAGGAACAGGAAGTGCTGGGTTTTTCGAAAGCAAACCCACGGAGTTTATTAATAATGCTAGTACTTCCACAATGCCTAATCATCATGTCTACAACTTCGGTTATGGACATCATGGCCTTTTCTGA
- the LOC121256964 gene encoding aspartate--tRNA ligase, chloroplastic/mitochondrial-like, giving the protein MSLLLFRAFPLISLRFNSLPFLRSILEPSPKKLHRNRAVFSICASSSTSGTRIPIPNSSSSLLENSLEWVSRTGFCGYLSVADLGKRVRLCGWVALHRVHGGLTFLNLRDHTGTVQITTLPDEFPDAHSTINDLRLEYVVAVEGIVRSRPSESVNKKMKTGLIEVAAELVQVLNAVKSKLPFLVTTAEDAKDSIKEEIRLRYRCLDLRRQQMNYNIMLRHKVVKLIRRYLEDTHGFVEIETPILSRSTPEGARDYLVPSRVQPGTFYALPQSPQLFKQMLMVSGFDKYYQIARCFRDEDLRADRQPEFTQLDMEMAFTPLEDMLRLNEDLIRKVFLEIKGVQLPNPFPRLTYADAMNRYGSDRPDIRFDLELRDVSDIFSESPFRVFSDTLKSGGVIKVICLPSGAKNYSNTALKKGDIYNEAIKAGAKGLPFLKVMDDGALEGISAMVSSLDPTNKERLLSRCSAGPGDLMLFAVGQDASVNRTLDRLRVFVAHELGLVDHSRHSILWVTDFPMFEWNDSEQRLEALHHPFTAPNPEDMNDLASARALAYDMVYNGVEIGGGSLRIYKREIQQKVLEIVGISLLQAEAKFGYLLEALDMGAPPHGGIAYGLDRLVMLLAGASSIRDVIAFPKTTTAQCALTRAPSEVDPQQLKDLSFQTG; this is encoded by the exons ATGTCCCTCCTCCTCTTCAGAGCCTTCCCTCTAATATCCCTCCGCTTCAACTCTCTCCCTTTCCTCCGCTCAATTCTTGAACCCTCCCCCAAAAAACTTCACAGAAACAGAGCCGTTTTCTCCATCTGCGCTTCCTCGTCCACCTCCGGGACCCGCATTCCCATTCCCAATTCTTCATCATCCCTGCTTGAAAACTCTCTCGAATGGGTCAGCCGGACCGGTTTTTGCGGTTACTTATCCGTCGCAGATTTGGGTAAACGGGTTCGGCTCTGCGGGTGGGTCGCGCTCCACCGCGTCCACGGTGGTCTCACCTTTCTTAATCTCAGAGACCATACCGGTACCGTTCAG ATTACAACGCTGCCTGATGAGTTCCCTGATGCGCATAGCACTATCAATGACTTGAGGCTTGAGTATGTGGTGGCCGTGGAAGGCATTGTTCGGTCTCGGCCGAGTGAGTCGgttaacaagaaaatgaaaaccgGTTTGATAGAG GTTGCTGCAGAGCTTGTTCAAGTATTGAATGCTGTGAAATCGAAGCTACCATTCCTAGTTACCACGGCAGAGGATGCAAAAGATTCCATTAAGGAGGAGATTCGTTTGAG ATATCGATGTCTTGATCTGCGGCGGCAGCAAATGAATTACAACATAATGCTGCGACATAAGGTGGTTAAACTTATTCGAAGATATCTAGAGGACACACATGGTTTTGTAGAG ATTGAGACTCCAATACTCTCTAGATCTACTCCAGAAGGTGCACGGGATTATTTGGTACCCTCCAGAGTTCAG CCAGGAACATTCTATGCTTTGCCTCAAAGCCCGCAACTGTTTAAGCAGATGTTAATGGTCTCTGGTTTCGATAAGTATTATCAAATAGCAAG ATGTTTTCGAGATGAAGATCTAAGAGCAGATAGACAACCTGAATTCACGCAGCTGGATATGGAAATGGCTTTCACTCCTTTGGAGGACATGTTGAGGCTTAATGAGGATTTGATCAGAAAG GTTTTTCTGGAGATAAAAGGTGTTCAGCTACCGAACCCTTTCCCAAGGCTTACATATGCTGATGCAATGAATCGATATGGTTCTGACAGGCCAGATAttagatttgatcttgagttgAGAGAT GTATCTGATATTTTTTCAGAATCCCCCTTCAGGGTTTTTTCAGATACATTGAAAAGTGGGGGGGTTATCAAAGTGATCTGCTTGCCCTCAGGTGctaaaaattattctaatacAGCTCTTAAGAAAGGTGATATTTACAATGAAGCTATAAAAGCTGGAGCTAAGGGTTTGCCTTTCCTGAAGGTCATGGATGATG GGGCTCTTGAGGGAATTTCTGCAATGGTATCAAGTCTGGATCCTACAAACAAAGAACGGCTGCTGAGTCGATGCTCTGCTGGACCAGGTGATCTTATGTTGTTTGCAGTGGGTCAAGACGCATCAGTAAATAGAACTCTTGATCGTCTGAGGGTGTTTGTGGCTCATGAGTTGGGGTTGGTTGACCAT TCCAGGCATTCAATTTTGTGGGTCACTGATTTCCCGATGTTTGAGTGGAATGATTCAGAGCAGAGGCTTGAG GCCTTGCATCACCCCTTCACTGCTCCAAATCCGGAAGACATGAATGATCTTGCCTCTGCTCGTGCATTAGCGTATGACATGGTTTACAATGGAGTAGAG ATTGGTGGGGGAAGTTTGAGAATATATAAACGTGAGATACAACAAAAGGTTTTGGAAATTGTCGGCATTTCCCTGCTACAG GCTGAAGCAAAGTTTGGCTATCTTCTGGAGGCATTAGACATGGGTGCTCCTCCACATG GAGGAATCGCTTATGGATTAGATAGATTGGTTATGTTGTTGGCGGGTGCTAGTTCTATCAGGGATGTCATAGCTTTCCCAAAGACAACAACCGCACAGTGTGCCCTCACCCGGGCACCATCGGAGGTGGATCCCCAGCAATTGAAGGATCTATCGTTTCAAACCGGATAG